One part of the Drosophila willistoni isolate 14030-0811.24 unplaced genomic scaffold, UCI_dwil_1.1 Seg29.1, whole genome shotgun sequence genome encodes these proteins:
- the LOC26529335 gene encoding leucine-rich repeat protein 1-like — MFNERHNIQTIHTKYVLDGKATIAFKKPSLNLLIKCDPIQLKGFLQTLKLGMEGKDVINLRLNTVTAMAQKSKLQTKMAINRHSDYPIKVFPRYLQSLTIDNTQSVKLSYHICSLRNLTHLDVSNNKLRKLPVELGRLHLSKLVLHDNNLGEMDDWSFLNGSKLRDSLRELDLSANDLTCLPLPVGLNVLEAHRLAFASDADGASTHSPEPLWLQAVA; from the exons atgttcaatgaaagac aCAATATCCAAACTATTCACACGAAATACGTTTTGGATGGCAAAGCAACGATTGCTTTCAAGAAGCCCTCACTGAATCTGTTGATTAAATGTGATCCCATTCAGCTGAAGGGATTCCTGCAGACGCTTAAACTGGGTATGGAAGGCAAGGATGTCATCAATTTGAGACTAAATACAGTCACTGCCATGGCACAAAAATCAAAGTTACAGACGAAAATGGCTATAAATCGTCACAGTGACTATCCCATCAAGGtctttcctcgatatctaCAATCCCTAACAATAGACAATACGCAATCGGTTAAATTGAGCTATCATATATGCTCCTTACGGAATCTAACCCACCTGGATGTATCCAACAATAAGTTGCGTAAG TTACCTGTTGAACTGGGGAGATTACACTTGAGCAAGCTCGTCCTCCATGACAATAATCTGGGTGAAATGgatgattggtcatttctaaaTGGCAGCAAATTACGAGACTCCCTGCGCGAATTGGATTTATCGGCCAACGATTTGACATGTTTGCCTTTGCCTGTG GGTCTCAATGTCTTGGAGGCTCATCGCCTGGCCTTTGCTTCCGATGCGGACGGAGCTTCAACTCATTCGCCTGAACCTCTCTGGCTTCAAGCTGTGGCCTAA